The Ornithorhynchus anatinus isolate Pmale09 chromosome 11, mOrnAna1.pri.v4, whole genome shotgun sequence genomic interval CGGCGCGAGGCCAGGCGCGCGGGCAACGGTCGAGGCCGCAGGCGCGCACGCGCGCTCGCTCACCCTGCGCTCGCgcacatgccccccccccccccccagcaggccTTGGCACGCGGGCGTCTTTccaccccgcgcgcgcgcgcgcgtcctccgcccctcccccccttctctgcgGCGCCAACCGTCCGCACGCACGgagaaggaggcggggggggggggagcggaaggggaagaagggcgcGCGCCTTTCCAGCCAAGCCCGTCCACGTGCCCGCCGacggcctcccttccccctcccgaccCGAGCCCGTTCCCCGAGCCCAACCACCGCCCTCCCCCTTTCTTTGCGGGCCCCCAATTCATCCCCTTCCCGCggccttccccatttcccagccGTTTCCCCCCGGGGCAACGAATCCTTccgccctgccctttcccctcgacggacgctccccccccccccattagtcTTTCCCGATATCTTCGGGGCCATCTTACTTCGCTGCCTCTACCATCCCGCCGCCCGTTAAATCTCCCTCCGGACTCCCTAAATACCGAGGGTCCCCAGCGGGCCGGGCAGAGCCGTTCAAACTTCCCAAAAGAAAGTTGTTCCCCCAGGCTGTTGGAAAATAtcggccgggtggggggggggggggagggccggaaCGCAGATGTAAAGAGGAGAATTGGAACGGGTTTTTATAGATTATCTGCAGCTGATCCTCTGATCTCTAtcgaagtggggggagggagggttagtGTTAATTGGGGCCCGGAGGGGATCTTCCCACCGAAGGTTAACTCGTCCGGTTTCAGGAGTTTCTCCGGGATCCTCCATTTTGGGCGAAGCCCGTCGTAGGTATTTTGGGGGTCTGTCAGGGCCTAGGTTGTGCCCCCTTTAGGGTCCTTTCGTTTAGCACCTTTTCTGGGGGTAGTGGGGTGCATGACAAAAAAGGGTGGGGGCGATTTGCAACAcgtttcgttttttttttttcttttaaaccttGTACTCGAGGAGAGTCGTGGTGGAACCCGAGGCATCAAATGCCCGTCTCCAGCacgttccccctctcccctttcttcccccttctcacctCCTTGGCGGTATGGGGCCCGGGGAGGTGGAAAGGTTTCCATCTCCCCACGGGTGGCGAACTCTTCTGGGTCGCTCTGGGTCAGGGCGCCCTTCCCAGCAGTTCCCTGTCGTGAGTCTTCCCCAGGGTGTTCCTCGGAAAGTGTTGTATTCATTAGCCTGTAAGGAACTTTTTCAGAAGCGAGTTGGAAAGCACCCGTGCCTTTTGGAATTGCTGCCACCAGCTGCAACTCAGCAACCACATCAGACCTTGATTTGCAAGAGAGAAGGGGGTTATTATTAATGGTCTTTAGGTGCCTACTTTGCGCTTGGCACTCTGCTAAATAATGGGGAAGACTcatgttaatcaggctggacatagtccatgcccctcCCGGGTCTCAGAGGCTTaaaccttaaaccccattttacagatgaggtaaccgaggcacagagaactgaagtgatttgcccaaagtcacacggcagacaagtggcagagccgggattagaatacaggtcctcctgactcccaggctcgtgatttatccactagcccGTGCTGCCTCCGAGGGAAGAAATTTGTTAATCTATGGCTTTGgtaaagggcagagggaagacgGGGCAAAAAATATAACTGGggatataatattattattcaaaagcAGTCATGGTCTTTACAAAGCCAGGCCTTGAAAGGAAAACTACAAGTAAACATTTTTTCCCCCGGTTTTTCCTTTCACTacttcacctcctctctccccgtcaTAATTCCCATTGCTACCCTTTTGAACTATTTTACTAGTACTCTTATCTTCTCACTTGGGGGTTTTCcacattccccccctccccaagtaTCTCTGGCCTCTTCTGGTCCTCACTGCTGTTTaccccccttctctgcccaccttcaCCCTTTAGCTCTGCTTTCTTGAGTTCCCCATCCCCAGATGTATTCCTTTGCTAGTACTTTAAAACAGCTCCATCAATTTTGTCgccgccctccccatcccagccagGTCTTGGTATACTTCCCTATCTATCTCATCTGAGGTCCCTGTGGCACTTTCCTTCTGTCTCCTGCCACCTTAATCTTTGGGTGCCCAGTGCACTCCTTTGGTCTTTCTGTGGCTACACCTCGGAGGCAGCTCTTGACTAGTCTGGATGCCCTGGAACAAATTATTGGTGAAGACATCTTGGCTCTTCTTCCCAATTGTCTATCCTCCTTCTACCTTGACTCACCCCGAAGACTCCTTCCCCCCTTGCATGCACCTCTCTGAAgggttcctcttctttccccctcatCCCTTCAGAGTCCCTTATATTCCTTCCTCTACAGCCCCTGGGTTATTTCTTCCCCTGCCACACACTCTCACGCCTTGGTTGGGGAATGGATTTGGGTGAGGGGTATGAAAGTGTGGGTGAGTGGATAATGCAAGAAGTTGTAGGATTTGGCAAGAGAGTACCTTGCGATACAAAAATAGGAAACTTGTGGTGCAGGATGACAGGCTTTTCAGGGGTTAAATAAAATGTGAGTGGAAGGGCTAGTAGAGAACCTATGGGTTTGGACCACGGGGGAAGTTTGGCAAGTTTAAATTGGTCTTCGTTTCCCATTCCTTGTCATAtgttccccaagcacttactataggtgctcagtaaatactgctgatgatgTTTTCTGGTTCCCTTCCTCTGGCTCACTTTCCAGCATGGATGGTTTTCCAGACATTTCCctatgttttgtttttctctcttccttcagtggccatggcctctccctctcctgtatCCAGCATTATGAAATCTCTTTCACTTTCGGCTCCTTTCCCAGGCTCTGGGGTGCCAGGGAAACCCAGGCCGGAGAAACCCCCTAGAAATCTCCCTTCCCAGGACTTAACTTCTGAGTCAGAATGGTCCTTCTCTTTGGAATCTCCTCGCTATtcctcctctgttcttcccccttccctcgagCATTCTCTGTAGTGGTCTGTTCTTTTTTCTCCTTGGGGGTCAGTGATTATTTCTGATCCACTCCCCTTTGAGTCTTAAGGCAGCAGTTAGTTGGAGGGGGTCTAAAGAGAtgtggaggaaaggaaataaaTGTGTTGGGGGTAGGGAAATTGGAAGTTCAGGCAGGGCAAGATGACAGGGGTAGGAGATACTTGGGGAGAGATAGTTGGTCAGAGCAGTTGGAGGGGAGAACTTGAGTGGAGGCGTTGGCAAGTTGGGTGAAAGGGAGCCTGGCCGTGAAAGGGAGCCTGGCCTAGGATGTAGGAATTGGAAGTTTTGAGGGGGGTGAGAGATTTGCGGTTGAGCAGCTGAGGTCGGTTTGAGACGGGGACTCGGAGAAGGGATAGGTCAGGAAGGTGCTGGGGAGGGGGTTGTGTGGAGGGGGGAGGTAGGGCTTTGGGAGGAGGCTGTCGGGGCTTAGGGAAAGTGAGTGGCTTAGGGGAGGGCAAACTGCTGAGGGGAGAGTTAAAGGAACAAGGAAAATAGATTAGTTGGTGGAAGAGCTAAGACCAGTGGGAGAGTCAGTTTAAGGGAGGAGAAGCCCCTGGAATGGCGTGTTTACCCACTCCAGGTGTAGGTCTCTGAGGTGTTTTGTGGGTGTCTTGGTTTGGGCTGGAGCATCTTCAGGGATGGTAGTCCGGTTTGCTCTTTTGGGCGCTCTCCCCCAGGGACAATTCAGACCGGCCCCTGAAATAGAGCCTGAATTTTCTCCAGGGCCTACCAGGGTGTGCCTCAAGGATCCATCCGTGGTGGTGATTCCCGCCCGAAGCCCCACTGTCAGTCTTGCAGGGCATTAGAGCAGCCTATGGCATGGATTATGGGGTTTAGGACCCAAGAAGGTTAGAGGGGCAGAATGACTCTTGAGTGGACTGGAGGAGAGCAGCTAGAGGAAGGTCATCGCCCGGGGATAGGGTCTAGGCGAAAAGGGTGATGGGGCAGTTCAGGCAGGGTAAGGAGGCTGAGAGGTTAGAGGCCGGGGGCAGTGTAGGGGGTAGAGAtagtctggaggggagaagggggacaggGTTTTTTTGAGGTGGGGCGAATCAGGCGCCTGACCCGTGTCTCCCCGCTCGCCCCCAGGAGCGGCAGTGCCCCCCCGGGCACGGGGCCATGTACAACGGGATCGGGCTGCCGACGCCCCGGGGCAGCGGCACCAACGGCTACGTCCAGCGCAACCTGTCCCTGGTGCGGGGTCGGCGGGGCGAGCGGCCCGACTACAAGGGCGAGGAAGAGCTGCGGCGCCTGGAGGCTGCCCTGGTGAAGCGGCCTAACCCCGACATCCTGGACCACGAGCGCAAGCGGCGCGTCGAGCTGCGATGCCTCGAGCTGGAGGAGATGATGGAAgagcaggggtgaggggagggctgagggctggtcgatggaggagcaggagggagctgtgggaagaTGACAGAGAAGGACAGGCGGTTGGTGACCAGTCGAAAGAGAAGCTGGGCAGATTGGAGAGCTGAGCCAGGGAAAGCTAAGAGCTAGGACAGGGAGGAGATGAAGGGTTAGTTGCTGGGGACGCAGTGGTTTGCTGGGGAGGTTATTGGAGAGCATTAGAGGTGATGGAGCGTTGGGCAAGTTGAGAAAAATGGAGAGGCGAGGACGAGCTGGGAAcctggaggagaggatgggatcGTTGGGCACTGGAGGACATGGCAGGCTGGTGGATTGGTCTGGGAGGACTATGAAGACTAAggaaggcctggaggaggtggggtgggggaaggagagaaggctggAGGAGAAATTGGGGAAAGGATAAAAAATAGACTAGGGGAATGTGTTGAAGCAGCCAaaggaaagtggggaggaagTGCAGGATACAGGAGGAGCAGCTCAACTATTGGAGGACCTGAAAGATGAGGGCCATGAAGGGGAGGTCTAGGCTGTGGGGCCAGAGACTGGGCTCGTTggtcagaggaaaaggagagagcatGATTCTTCTGGGATGTGATGGAGGGGAGGTCCTGACAAAGGATTAGAAAGATCATGGCCGTAGGGGCCTTGAGTGGTTGGTAGAGAGGAAGGCTCTATGTGGGGAGGGCGAGAAGACTCTGTGTGAATGTTGGTGAGCTGACTGTGATTAGCCCTGGGGGATGAAGAGTGAGAGGGTGACTTACAGGGATAAGAGGACAGTCCCCACTAGGGGCTAATTGCGGTGATCTTTACTGCAGGTACGAAGAGCAGCAGATTCAAGAGAAAGTGGCGACCTTCCGACTCATGTTGCTGGAGAAGGACGTGAACCCTGGGGGCAAGGAGGAGACCCCAGGGCAGCGGCCGGCGTGAGTCTCCGACCCTTTTTTTGGCTCCTTCTGGCCTCAAGACTAGCGAAGgctgctcccctctcctccctgaacATGGGTCTTGGCCTTCCTGCCCCGTTCTCGACCGTGGCTTTCCCTCAGGGTCCTGGTAGCCCGCGCTTCACGTCCTTGCAGATTCAATCCATACTTTCTCTCCAGACTTCCTGGAGCCCTTCGTAGGGGTGGTTAGTCCCTGCTTTTGTGTCTTGTATTATGGTCTGCCTCGGGGGCCCTTCCACTGACACTGTTGTTcctgactcccttcctccctcgtttcctccctctctgcagtgtgaccGAGACCCACCAGCTGGCCGAGCTGAACGAGAAGAAGAATGAGCGCCTTCGGGCTGCTTTTGGCATCAGTGATTCCTATGTGGATGGCAGCTCTTTTGACCCTCAGCGCCGTGCACGGGAGGCTAAGCAACCACCTCCAGAGCCTCCCAAACCCTACAggtatctctccctccttcctctcactcGCCACACAACTGTCTTCCACTCTCGGAGTCCAGAAGCCCTGGCTATTTGGGTCCTTAGGAATTTTGGTTGTCTCCCAGAATACTTGAATTATGTGCTAAATGTTGTTCTTCTTCTAGAACCCAAGGGCCCCAGGCAGTCTTAGGGAGCAGCAACCTCAgcttctttctgtttctttccccTAGTCTTGTCCGGGAGTCCAGCAGCTCTcgctcccccaccccaaagcagaagaagaagaaaaagaagaaagatcgTGGCCGGTGAGTTTCCCCCAGAGGTGCTCTAGAGCAGAAAGGTTTTCCTGGGCTCTTTCTCTGAGGTGGACTGGGGGAGTCAGGGTTGGGGGGAGTCCTGAGCCAGCAAGGGGAAGTGGGTCGGTCAGGGGCTGTGGACCTCTGCCCAGCTAAGGTTGTTGGGCTCTGGGGTTGACTGTCGGAGCATGGTCCCGAGGAGCTGGGTTATTTCTTGGGTGTCTTTCCCCTCCGGCCACGAAAGGGGAACTGGTCCTGCTCAGAGAaagagcgctggagtggattgcATCAGAAACTTCTATTGATTGATCAGGAGTAGGGCCCTCGGGTGTAGTCATTGACTCTGCTTTGTAATTGACATCTTTTTAGCAGGTCTGAGAGCAGTTCCCCACgccgggagagaaagaagagttcAAAGAAGAAGAAGCACAGGTATTTAGGGGCCACCGGgcactggaggaggggaagagatggagggccCCTTTGGAGCCTGACATCTGTTCTCATTTTCCATTTGCAGGTCAGAGTCTGAGTCCAAGAAACGCAAGCATAGGTGAGAACTCTCCTAGGTtttctgggccggggaggggaggaggaggaggagggttcttTATCTGAACCTCGTGATTTTACCGGCCTGCATTTGTAAAGTTTCCTTCATTAACCGAGTGTCTCTTCTAATCTCTCTGCCTTTGAAGGCTTTTTCAGTAACTTTGGTCTCTACCCCTCTCACTCCCCCACATCCCAAGCCTGTTAACATTCATTACGCAGCTCTCTACTTGCATTAACttccccatctgtctccccaggtcTCCTTCCCCAAAGAGCAAACGTAAATCCAAGGACAAGAAGCGCAAACGGTGAGTGGAGAGTTAGGGCTAAATGGCTAGAGGAGAAATATTTGGCTGCCTTTAGGGGGTCTGGTTActggaaagggaagcagagaCTAGGGTAGGTGGACATGGTTCTGGACGGGAACTGCAGGCGGAGTAATGTGGAAGGAGAGTGAGATTAGGGGAGGTGACAGGGTGGGACAACATGGGTAACAGTCACCGTTAACTGTTTCTCTTCTTTCAGATCTCGGAGCACATCACCAGCTCCCAAGAGCCGTCGGGGCCATCGCTCGACATCGGCTGATTCCGCCTCATCTTCTGACACCTCCCGTAGTCGGTAAGGGATTGttcaagaggaagggagggagtgggatggaTGGGTTAATtgatttaatatttattgagcgcctacaatGTGCTAGGCGCTGCACAGACCATtcggaagacacggtccctgccctctaggagctgacAGGCTAAAGCGACAGGATGGACAGACATAAACAtacccccttctcttttctttttgtttttcttcttttttttttgttttttgttttttgttgttctgATGTATATGGACTGCCAGGgtaggggagggccggggagggaatgGCTTGTCAGCAATGGCTGGGGGAAGGAAGGCATCCTTGCCCTGCCacacttaatcggggaaggcttcctggtggaggtggGCTCCCAGGTGAGTTGTGaatgaggagggtggggagatggccGGGTGGATGGTAACAGTGCGGGTGGAGgctaaagggagaagagaaaattccCGGGATGGATTCTGGGGGCCAAGAAAGGGACCAAAGATCAAGGTGAACTGTTGAAGGCCTTGAATCCTGGCATGAGTAGTCGGATTCTAAAGTGTAGAGTGATAATGGGAGTCAAGCGTAAATGGCTGCTGAtgttgcagaggtgggtggaaggAAACCAGGTCAAGGGGAGCCAGGGGGCGGGGGTGTTTCCGTCTCCCTCTGTCTGACGCTTCCTCTCCAACCCCATACCCAGGTCTCGCAGTGCAGCAGCCAAGACCCGGGCAACTGCTGTAGCCCATCAAAGCCCTACCCCTGCTGCTCAGCGCCACGGAGAAGCTGAGGCTCCGCCCCGGGAGGCCCCCGTTACTACCACTGAGCAGCCTCAAAGTCCTCAGCCTAGCAGCCCCCAAGACAAGGACAAGGAGAAGGACAAGCGAGAGGTGAGTTCTAGACAAAGGGATTTTGGGAGGGGAGTCAGTGCAGAGGAGTCAGTGCAAGGGAGCGACGGGGGGCCGAGCTCAAGTGCTGAAcagtgagacggggaggagcgtAGCAAACGAGGGAGGGGGCGTGCGGAGTAGAGAGAGTGGAAGGTTGGCGGACGTCTTGGGGTGATGGTTCTGGTTCCGAGTGCTGGTTCACATGGCTTCGTCTTGGTTTTCTGCTCCCAGAAATCTGCAAcccggcccagcccctccccggagaggagcagcacggcccccGAGCGACCTGCTCCTACCCAGCTGCCCCCTGATGAGCGGCGCTGCAGCTCCCCGGATCCCCCTCCATTGGCTCCCCCGAGCCAGGAGCCAGCAAAGGCCCCGGCTGAGCCCTCCCCTCCTAGGGGTCGCTCACCCTCAAAATCTCCTGAAAAGGCCCCCCGGTCATCCTCCTCAGAGAGCTCCCCGGCCCCTCAGTCTACCAAGGCCCCTCGGCGAGCCAGTTCCAGCCCAGACAGCCCCCCtaagcccgcccctccccctgttACCCGCCGGgagatctctccctcccccacaactaAGAGTAGCCGCTCCCGTGGCCGAGCAAAGCGGGACAAGTCCCGCTCCCGCTCTCCTTCTCGCAGGGTGGGGAGGTCCCGTAGTCCTGCCACCACTCGGAGGGGGCGGTCTCGGTCCCGGACCCCTGCCAGGAAAGGGCGCTCTCGGTCTCGGACCCCTCAGTGGCGCCGATCCCGGTCCCCACAGAGATGGGGGCGGTCCAGGAGCCCCCAGCGGCGTGGCCGTTCCCGGTCTCCCCAGAGGCCGGGATGGTCCAGGAGCCGGAATGCCCAGCGGAGAGGCCGGTCTAGGTCCACGGCAAGACGAGGCAGGTCACGCTCGAAAACCCCGGCTACCAGGGGCCGATCCCGGTCCAGAACCCCAGCCAGGCGGGGTCGGTCTCGCTCCAGAACCCCCACCCGGCGGAGGTCTCGCTCCAGAACATCCACACGGCGGCGGTCCCGGTCTAGGACCCCCACCCGACGGGGTCGGTCTCGCTCCAGGACCCCAGCTCGGCGTAGGTCTCGTACCAGGTCGCCAGTACGTCGGAGGTCGCGCACCAGATCGCCAGTTAGACGAGGAAGGTCCCGCTCTAGGACCCCGGCTCGGCGAGGGGGCAGATCCCGTTCCAggaccccggcccggcgggggggcAGATCCCGCTCCAGGACCCCGGCCCGGCGAGGGGGTAGGTCTCGCTCCAggaccccggcccggcgggggggcAGGTCCCGCTCCAGGACCCCAGCCCGGCGAGGAGCCAGATCTCGCACCAGAAGTCCAGTGCGCCGGGGAAGGTCCCACTCGAGGACACCGCCCAGGAGGGGTAGGTCTGGCTCCTCTtcagagaggaagaacaagtcaAGGGCTTCTCAGCGGAGCCGGTCCAATTCCAGCCCGGAAGTGAAGAAGTCTCGCACGTCCCTGAGACGCAGCcgatctctctcttctccacggCCAAAAGCAAAATCTCGACCATCTCTAAGGCGTAGCCGCTCTGGATCATCTCCTCGCCCCAAAGCAAAATCTCGAACTCCACCTAGGCGAAGCAGGTCGAGCTCCTCCCCTCGTCCTAAACTGAAATCTAGAACCCCACCAAGGCGAAGCCGCTCTGGGTCCTCACCACGCCCCAAGGTGAAATCTAGAACCCCCCAGCCACGGAGCCGTTCTGGTTCGTCTCCCAGAGCCGCTGTGAAGTCTCGGACCCCACCAAGGAGCCGTTCTGGATCCTCTCCCAGCTCAGCTGTGAAAACCAGAACGCCGCCGAGGCGAAGTCGTTCCGGTTCTTCCCCACGCCCTACAGAGGCATCTAGAACGCCACCGAGGCCAAGTGCTGGGTCGAGCCCCTGCCCCAAAGCTAAGTCTAGAACGCCTCCGAGGCGAAGCAGCTCGGGGTCCCCTCGTCCCAAAGCGAAATCAGGAACCCCCGTAAGACGCAGCCGTTCCGGTTCTTCTCCACGCCCGAAAATGTCACCTAGAACGCCCCCCAGAGCAAAGTCTGGGTCACCACCAAGAAGCGGTTCTGGCTCTTCTTCTCCAAGCCCTGACAGAGCAGCGCCCGGAACACCACCCAAGAATGGTTCCGGGCCATCCTCTCCGTGTACCAAAGCAAAATCCAGAACCCCTTCTAGACGAAGTCACTCAGGGTCCCCTTCGCCTCATCCCAAAGCAAAATCTACCACCCCACCAAGACGAAGCCGTTCTGGATCAGGCTCACCGTGCCCCCTGGTTAAAGCTTCACCAAATCAAAGTCGTtcgccatcctcctccccaccacatccCAAAGTGAAACCTGGTACACCGCCACCACCTAGGCAGAATCAGTCCAGATCTCCTTCTCCACAGCCAGAAGCAAAATCTCAGTCGCCGCCAAGCCGTAGCGGATCTGGTGGTTCTTCTCCAAGCCCCGATGGGACGTCTACAACTCTGGCGAGAAGCGGCCACTCTgggtcctctcctctccctaaagCAGCATCTCAATCACCGCCCAGCCAATCCAGGTCATCTTCTCCATGTCCTGATGGGTTGCCCGGGATACCAGAAAGACAGAGCAGGTCACCGGTGAGGCAAAGTGCATCAGAGTCTTCCATGAGTCCGAAGAACAAATCCAAAACACCCTTGAAGCGGAGCCGGTCCAGGTCCGGATCTTCCCCGCGACCCAGTGTGGCTTCCAGGTCTCCCCCAAGATGTCATAGTTCTGGATCCTCCCCAGagacaaaagaaaaaaggagttCATCACCCAAGCAGAATTTCTCCGGATCGTCACCAGGTCCAAATGAGAAGTCTGTGCCTCCTTCAGGAGGGAGTAGCTCTGGGTCCTCACCTGTACTCAAGGACCCGCCCAAGACTCCCCCAAGAGGAAGAGTTGGCTCCAGTTCGTCTCCAGACGTCAAAGCTGGAGAAACTGTGCTGCCTGGGCCCAGCCAGCCTGACTTGGCTGAAGCGATAGAAAAGCCAGAGGTATCTTCAACCCTGACCGTGCCCCTCTCGTCTCCGGAGAGCCAAGAGGCAGCTAGGCTGTCCCAGAGGGAAGGCAGCTCTGAGTTCTCCCCGGAAGTGGAAGAGAGCCCTGCTGGGCTTCTTAGGCCAACTCAAACTCAGACCGTCGTGGAAGTGACAGAGAAGTCGGAAATGCCTTCAGGCTGGAGTGGGCCTTGTTCGGCCCTGGAACACAAAGATGTACCCAGGAGCCCTCCCGGGCAGAGCGCCGCGGGGTCGCCGGCAGAGTTGAGAAATGAAGTTGGCGCCCCGATGATGGAAGGTCTAACTGGCCCAGTCCCTGAACAACTCCAAGAGGACTTGGAACTTCCCACGCAACAAGGATCTGCCATGCCTCTGGAAACTGCAGATCAGCCTAAAGTTctcaccgggcctgggagttgtgaGGAATCTGCTGAAGTGATGGAAACGATGGAAGTGCCCTCCAGCCAGGGTGGAGCTCTTTCTCCTAGTGCTGACGACCCTGCACCAGGATCTCCCCCGAAGGAAAGGAGGGCCTCTGGGTCATCTCCAGAGCTCAGAGATGCCCCAAGAACACCATCGAGGCGAAGCCGTTCTGGGTCCTCTCCGGGCCTCAAAGATGGATCCAGAACCCCCTCGAGGCGAAGCCGTTCGGGTTCCTCTCCGGGGCTCAAAGAGGCTCCCGGAACACCCTCAAGAAGAAGAAGCGGATCAGAGTCCTCCCCAGAACCAAAAGCTCAGACACCCTCAAGGCAAAGAGCTAATTCTGAATCCTCCCCAGAACTCAACAACAAATCGCAATCtccccagagagagaggagtgcgTCGGAGTCCTCGGTAGAGCAGAAAGCGGTGACCAGACCCTCCCCCGGGCAAAGAAGTCATTCTGGGTCCTccccagaggtcgatggcaaggCCAGAACTCCGCCTCAAGGAAGAAGCGAGTCGGAATCCTCACCGGAACATAAAGCAGCAACTCGGCCAAGGAGCCGCTCTGGATCTTCTCCAGAAGGAGACAACCAGGGCCGACCTTCTCCCAGACGCAGCAGGTCTGGCTCTTCCCCAGAAGTCAATGACAAGCTGAGAACGTCGCCCAGGGGCCGGAGCGGCTCAGATTCCTCTCCTGAGCCCCAGACCTCCGGGCCCCGAGCACTTCTTAGACGAAGCCGATCCGGTTCATCTCCGGCCAGTAAAGGCCGGGGGACCTCACTCCCGGGGAGCAGCAGTTCGGAGTCCTCTCCAGAACCGCCACCCAAATCCAGGACCCCCCGCCGGAGCTCCAGGTCCTCTCCAGAGCCGAAGACAAAGTCCAGAACCCCGCCTCGGCGCCGCAGCTCTCGGTCTTCACCGGAGTTAAACAGGAAGGGCCGCCTCTCTCGTCGAAGCCGATCGGCCTCGTCCTCTCCGGCGGCTCACTCTAGAACCCCACCCCGGCGCCGGCGTAGCCCGTCGGTCTCGTCCCCAGAGCCGGCAGAGAAGTCTCGGTCCTCCCGGCGCCGGCGGTCGGGCTCCTCCCCACGGGCTAAGGCCACATCGAGGAGAGGCCGCTCTCCATCTCCGAAAGCCCGGGGGCTCCAGAGATCCCGCTCTCGCTCAAGGCGGGAGAAGACCAGAGCAAACCGCCGCAGGGACAGGTCAGGTTCATCTCAGTCAACCTCCCGAAGGCGACAGCGTAGCCGATCCCGGTCCCGGGTaacccggcggcggcggggaggctcCGGCTACCACTCCCGGTCTCCGACCCGGCAGGAGAGTTCCCGGACGTCCTCCCGTCGCCGCCGGGGCCGCT includes:
- the SRRM2 gene encoding serine/arginine repetitive matrix protein 2 isoform X1, which translates into the protein MYNGIGLPTPRGSGTNGYVQRNLSLVRGRRGERPDYKGEEELRRLEAALVKRPNPDILDHERKRRVELRCLELEEMMEEQGYEEQQIQEKVATFRLMLLEKDVNPGGKEETPGQRPAVTETHQLAELNEKKNERLRAAFGISDSYVDGSSFDPQRRAREAKQPPPEPPKPYSLVRESSSSRSPTPKQKKKKKKKDRGRRSESSSPRRERKKSSKKKKHRSESESKKRKHRSPSPKSKRKSKDKKRKRSRSTSPAPKSRRGHRSTSADSASSSDTSRSRSRSAAAKTRATAVAHQSPTPAAQRHGEAEAPPREAPVTTTEQPQSPQPSSPQDKDKEKDKREKSATRPSPSPERSSTAPERPAPTQLPPDERRCSSPDPPPLAPPSQEPAKAPAEPSPPRGRSPSKSPEKAPRSSSSESSPAPQSTKAPRRASSSPDSPPKPAPPPVTRREISPSPTTKSSRSRGRAKRDKSRSRSPSRRVGRSRSPATTRRGRSRSRTPARKGRSRSRTPQWRRSRSPQRWGRSRSPQRRGRSRSPQRPGWSRSRNAQRRGRSRSTARRGRSRSKTPATRGRSRSRTPARRGRSRSRTPTRRRSRSRTSTRRRSRSRTPTRRGRSRSRTPARRRSRTRSPVRRRSRTRSPVRRGRSRSRTPARRGGRSRSRTPARRGGRSRSRTPARRGGRSRSRTPARRGGRSRSRTPARRGARSRTRSPVRRGRSHSRTPPRRGRSGSSSERKNKSRASQRSRSNSSPEVKKSRTSLRRSRSLSSPRPKAKSRPSLRRSRSGSSPRPKAKSRTPPRRSRSSSSPRPKLKSRTPPRRSRSGSSPRPKVKSRTPQPRSRSGSSPRAAVKSRTPPRSRSGSSPSSAVKTRTPPRRSRSGSSPRPTEASRTPPRPSAGSSPCPKAKSRTPPRRSSSGSPRPKAKSGTPVRRSRSGSSPRPKMSPRTPPRAKSGSPPRSGSGSSSPSPDRAAPGTPPKNGSGPSSPCTKAKSRTPSRRSHSGSPSPHPKAKSTTPPRRSRSGSGSPCPLVKASPNQSRSPSSSPPHPKVKPGTPPPPRQNQSRSPSPQPEAKSQSPPSRSGSGGSSPSPDGTSTTLARSGHSGSSPLPKAASQSPPSQSRSSSPCPDGLPGIPERQSRSPVRQSASESSMSPKNKSKTPLKRSRSRSGSSPRPSVASRSPPRCHSSGSSPETKEKRSSSPKQNFSGSSPGPNEKSVPPSGGSSSGSSPVLKDPPKTPPRGRVGSSSSPDVKAGETVLPGPSQPDLAEAIEKPEVSSTLTVPLSSPESQEAARLSQREGSSEFSPEVEESPAGLLRPTQTQTVVEVTEKSEMPSGWSGPCSALEHKDVPRSPPGQSAAGSPAELRNEVGAPMMEGLTGPVPEQLQEDLELPTQQGSAMPLETADQPKVLTGPGSCEESAEVMETMEVPSSQGGALSPSADDPAPGSPPKERRASGSSPELRDAPRTPSRRSRSGSSPGLKDGSRTPSRRSRSGSSPGLKEAPGTPSRRRSGSESSPEPKAQTPSRQRANSESSPELNNKSQSPQRERSASESSVEQKAVTRPSPGQRSHSGSSPEVDGKARTPPQGRSESESSPEHKAATRPRSRSGSSPEGDNQGRPSPRRSRSGSSPEVNDKLRTSPRGRSGSDSSPEPQTSGPRALLRRSRSGSSPASKGRGTSLPGSSSSESSPEPPPKSRTPRRSSRSSPEPKTKSRTPPRRRSSRSSPELNRKGRLSRRSRSASSSPAAHSRTPPRRRRSPSVSSPEPAEKSRSSRRRRSGSSPRAKATSRRGRSPSPKARGLQRSRSRSRREKTRANRRRDRSGSSQSTSRRRQRSRSRSRVTRRRRGGSGYHSRSPTRQESSRTSSRRRRGRSRTPPASRKRSRSRTSPAPWNRSRSRASPATHRRSRSRTPLVTRRRSRSRTSPVSRRRSRSRTSPVSRRRSRSRASPVNRRRSRSRTPPVTRRRSRSRTPVTRRRSRSRTPPVTRRRSRSRTPPVTRRRSRSRTSPITRRRSRSRTSPITRRRSRSRTSPATRRRSRSRTSPAARRRSRSRTPLVIRRRSRSRTPLLTRKRSRSRSPPAIRRRSRSRTPRATRGKRSLSRSPPAIRRRSASGSSSDRSRSATPPATRNHSGSRTPPMGLNSSRMTCFNRPSISPTPLDRCRSPPGVLECSGISPALSSNRTPLGILQTSTSMLDGPGPRIPDHPRAPSVAENHAQSRIALALTAISLGTARPPPAMTAASLAARMAQVPAPVPLMSLRTAPAASLASRIPTAAAAMSLAGARTPALPTGVTLADSRTPATATAVNLASPRTPVAPSAVSLADPRASAAPAAVNLPGARTPAALAALSLSGSVTPPAAAGFASPRTAQAPIPANLVGPRTPHAPAAVNLASSRTPPALTPSNLAGARMPPTLTAANLTSSRMTMAAYDRAGGRTSPPVLERARSRTPPGLPGSRTPPSAPGQSRLASERATSPPALGSRMVPTPSQSGALPLAQERSRSPLPTVGPEQPRFLPAQPFPLAGALTPSPVGGAKGLPAGGDQNGTLPSPTTGLLRPEGGECAPAPGSQLAPSTLTPLLPGKERRSSSSSSSSSSSSSSSSSSSSSSSGSSSSDSEASSPPSQPEVALKRVPSPSPAPKEVVREGRPLEPTPAKRKRRSSSSSSSSSSSSSSSSSSSSSSSSSSSSSSSSSSSSSSSSSSSPSPAKPGPQALPKAASPKKPSPGERRSRSPRKPIDSLRDSRSLSYSPAERRRPSPQPSPRDQHSSGERGSRRGPGGGDNRSPGHKRRRETPSPHPIRHRSSRSP